The Streptococcaceae bacterium ESL0687 genome has a segment encoding these proteins:
- the pepF gene encoding oligoendopeptidase F: MVKNRNEVAEARTWDLTTIYPSDEAWERDYERVTKELDQALKYQGHLTDSAKSLLEITKEELRISQAVERLYVYASMKNDQDTRVAKYQELQAKATGIFAKFGQTFSFYEPEFMSLTKEELDKFKEEEPELNDYSHFFEKMLIKKNHILSAAEEALLAGASELFGASAETFEILDNADISFPQVKNSEGELVRLTHGNYITLMESKDRAVRQEAYKAMYSIYKQFENTYAKTLGSTVKVHNFEAKTRKYDSARQAALAQNNIPESVFESLIESVNKHLPLLHRYIGLRQKILGLDDLKMYDMYAPLSNLDYKFTYDEAVEKTLETLEIFGAEYLSYVKRSFDERWIDVEENQGKRSGAYSGGSYDTNAFMLLNWHDTLDNLYTLVHEMGHSMHSTFTRSNQPYVYGDYSIFLAEIASTTNENILTELLLDQIEDEKTRFAILNHYLDGFRGTVFRQTQFAEFEDKIHTADAQGQVLTSEFMNNLYADLNEKYYGLAKEENPEIQYEWARIPHFYYDYYVFQYATGFAAASYLAERIVHGDEKDKEAYLDYLKAGNSDYPLEVIGRAGIDMTKSNYLDEAFKVFESRLSEFEDLVERGAYK; this comes from the coding sequence ATGGTAAAAAATAGAAATGAAGTCGCAGAAGCTAGGACTTGGGATTTGACTACAATTTATCCAAGTGATGAGGCCTGGGAGCGCGATTATGAACGAGTAACTAAAGAACTTGATCAGGCCCTAAAATATCAAGGCCACCTAACTGATTCTGCTAAAAGCCTTCTTGAGATTACAAAGGAAGAGCTTAGAATCTCTCAAGCTGTCGAAAGACTTTACGTCTATGCATCTATGAAAAACGATCAGGATACCAGGGTTGCAAAATACCAAGAACTCCAAGCTAAGGCAACAGGTATCTTTGCGAAATTTGGTCAGACCTTTTCCTTTTATGAACCAGAATTCATGTCTCTAACTAAGGAAGAGCTAGATAAATTCAAAGAAGAAGAACCTGAATTAAATGATTATAGCCATTTCTTTGAAAAGATGTTGATTAAAAAAAATCATATTTTATCAGCTGCAGAAGAGGCACTTTTAGCAGGAGCTAGTGAGCTTTTTGGTGCGTCAGCAGAAACCTTTGAAATCTTAGATAATGCTGACATATCTTTCCCTCAGGTTAAAAATTCTGAAGGAGAGTTAGTAAGACTTACCCACGGAAATTATATTACTCTAATGGAATCTAAGGATCGTGCAGTTAGGCAAGAAGCTTACAAGGCTATGTACAGTATTTACAAGCAGTTTGAAAATACCTATGCTAAGACCCTAGGTTCAACAGTCAAGGTTCATAATTTTGAAGCTAAGACTAGGAAATATGACTCAGCCAGGCAGGCAGCTCTTGCACAAAATAATATACCTGAAAGTGTTTTTGAAAGCTTGATTGAAAGTGTTAATAAACACCTTCCCCTTCTCCACCGCTACATTGGACTGCGCCAGAAAATTTTAGGGCTAGATGACCTCAAGATGTACGATATGTATGCTCCCCTATCAAATCTTGATTACAAGTTTACTTACGATGAGGCAGTTGAAAAGACTCTTGAGACCCTTGAAATCTTCGGGGCTGAATATCTTTCTTATGTAAAGAGATCTTTTGATGAGCGCTGGATTGATGTTGAAGAAAATCAGGGTAAAAGAAGCGGGGCTTACTCAGGTGGTTCTTATGATACCAATGCCTTTATGCTTTTAAACTGGCATGACACCTTGGATAATCTTTATACGCTAGTTCATGAAATGGGCCACAGTATGCACTCAACCTTTACAAGAAGCAACCAGCCCTATGTTTACGGGGATTATTCAATTTTCCTTGCTGAAATTGCCTCAACAACAAATGAAAATATTTTAACAGAGCTTCTTTTGGATCAAATAGAGGATGAAAAGACTCGTTTTGCTATCTTAAATCATTATCTAGATGGTTTTAGGGGGACTGTTTTCCGTCAGACTCAGTTTGCCGAATTTGAGGATAAAATTCATACAGCTGATGCCCAAGGTCAGGTACTGACGAGTGAGTTTATGAATAATTTATATGCTGATTTAAATGAAAAATACTATGGACTAGCCAAGGAAGAAAATCCTGAAATCCAATATGAATGGGCCCGTATTCCTCATTTCTATTACGATTACTATGTCTTCCAGTATGCTACAGGATTTGCTGCCGCAAGTTATCTGGCAGAAAGGATTGTTCACGGGGATGAAAAAGATAAGGAAGCCTACCTTGATTATCTAAAAGCAGGAAATAGCGATTATCCTCTAGAGGTCATTGGTAGGGCTGGTATTGATATGACAAAGTCTAACTACCTAGATGAGGCCTTCAAGGTTTTTGAAAGCCGTCTTAGTGAATTTGAAGATTTAGTTGAAAGAGGTGCTTACAAGTAA
- a CDS encoding O-methyltransferase, with product MVESYNERSNRNMRRPIVKEEVVDFMRTKQKQLTGHLGELADFARQENIPIIPHETVVYFQLLLQTLQPEKILEVGTAIGFSALLMKDSSPKSQIVTIDRNPEMIALAKENFSKYDPEGSIRLLEGDAQEVLPTIEEKFDLVFMDSAKSKYIEFLPYVLDRLNVGGLVIIDDIFQAGDVVRPIEDIRRGQRTIHRGLNKLFDATLNHDKLTASLLPISDGILMIRKNDEDIDLKID from the coding sequence ATGGTTGAGTCTTATAATGAGCGGAGCAATAGAAATATGCGCCGCCCTATTGTCAAAGAAGAAGTTGTTGATTTTATGAGAACCAAGCAAAAGCAGCTTACAGGACATTTGGGGGAGCTTGCTGACTTTGCTAGGCAGGAAAATATTCCGATTATTCCCCATGAAACAGTAGTTTATTTCCAGCTTTTACTCCAAACTCTCCAACCAGAGAAGATTTTAGAGGTAGGAACAGCCATTGGTTTTTCAGCCCTACTTATGAAGGATTCATCTCCTAAGTCTCAAATAGTTACAATTGATAGAAATCCTGAAATGATTGCCTTAGCCAAGGAAAACTTTTCAAAATATGACCCAGAGGGAAGTATTAGACTTTTAGAAGGAGATGCCCAGGAGGTTCTACCAACAATTGAGGAAAAATTTGACCTAGTCTTCATGGATTCGGCTAAATCAAAATACATAGAGTTTCTTCCATATGTGCTTGATAGATTAAATGTAGGTGGTTTAGTGATTATTGATGATATCTTTCAAGCTGGAGATGTCGTTCGTCCGATTGAAGATATTAGAAGGGGCCAAAGGACTATTCATAGGGGCCTTAATAAGCTTTTTGATGCAACCCTTAATCATGATAAGCTTACAGCAAGCCTTTTACCAATCAGTGATGGGATTTTAATGATTCGAAAAAATGATGAAGACATTGATTTAAAGATCGATTAA
- a CDS encoding peptidyl-prolyl cis-trans isomerase → MNFKKITLTTATGLAFLSLAACGQKSSTPDTDIVTMKGNTIRVTDFYDAAKDNTSSTSNQVLQQLILDDVLNDKYKDKVTDKEIDEEYNKTKEQYGDQFDAALAQAGLTEKSYKASIKTNLLVKYAVDQAIEKEYTDANLKTAWESFHPEVTARVIQVSKEDDAKAILEEVKKDGADFAAIAKEKSEGTAKDDGGEMTFDSNSTDLSTDVKNAAFKLEDGQISDVISYTSPSTGTSSYYIVKMEKNSSKGDDMDKYKDDLEKAIKEEKEADTSFRTTVIGNILKEYNVTIKAKEFSNILSDFMGTTSSSSSSSK, encoded by the coding sequence GTGAATTTTAAAAAAATTACCCTAACAACCGCAACAGGACTTGCCTTTTTATCACTTGCAGCTTGTGGTCAAAAGAGCTCTACCCCAGATACTGATATTGTTACCATGAAAGGGAACACTATTCGTGTAACTGACTTTTATGATGCAGCCAAGGACAACACTTCATCAACTAGTAACCAAGTGCTTCAGCAGTTAATCTTAGATGATGTTTTAAATGACAAGTATAAAGACAAGGTTACTGATAAAGAGATTGATGAAGAATACAATAAGACTAAGGAGCAGTACGGCGATCAATTTGATGCAGCTCTTGCTCAAGCAGGTCTTACTGAAAAATCTTATAAGGCTTCAATCAAGACTAATTTACTAGTAAAATATGCTGTTGACCAAGCCATTGAAAAAGAATACACAGATGCTAACTTGAAAACTGCTTGGGAAAGCTTCCATCCAGAAGTTACAGCGCGTGTAATTCAAGTTTCTAAGGAAGACGATGCCAAAGCAATCCTTGAAGAAGTTAAAAAAGATGGAGCTGATTTTGCTGCCATTGCCAAAGAAAAATCTGAAGGAACAGCTAAGGATGATGGCGGAGAAATGACTTTTGATTCAAATTCAACCGACCTATCAACTGATGTGAAAAATGCAGCCTTCAAATTGGAAGATGGACAAATTTCTGATGTTATTTCTTATACAAGTCCTTCAACAGGAACTTCAAGCTATTACATTGTAAAAATGGAAAAAAATAGCAGCAAGGGCGATGATATGGATAAATATAAGGATGACCTAGAAAAAGCAATTAAAGAAGAAAAAGAAGCTGATACAAGCTTTAGAACAACTGTAATTGGTAATATCCTTAAAGAGTACAATGTTACAATAAAAGCAAAAGAATTCAGTAATATCCTTTCTGACTTCATGGGAACAACAAGTTCTAGCAGCAGTAGCAGCAAATAA
- the alaS gene encoding alanine--tRNA ligase produces the protein MKNMSSTEVRKMYLDFFESKGHTVEPSVSLVPVNDPTLLWINSGVATLKKYFDGSVTPENPRITNAQKAIRTNDIENVGKTARHHTMFEMLGNFSIGDYFRDEAIEWAFELLTSPEWFALPKDKLYMTYYPADKDSYNRWIELGVEPDHLIPLEDNFWEIGAGPSGPDTEIFFDRGEKYDPENIGIRLLEEDLENDRYIEIWNIVLSQFNADPAVPRSEYKELPQKNIDTGMGLERMVSIVQETPTNFETDLFMPIIREVEKLSGKTYDPYGDPMSFKVIADHIRSLSFAIGDGALPGNEGRGYVLRRLLRRAVMHGRKLGIDDAFLYKLVPTVGRIMESYYPEVSDKKDFIEKIVKREEETFARTIDAGSSLLEELLAKLKEAGKDTLSGEDIFKLYDTYGFPVELTEELAFDQGFKIDHEGFKAAMKEQQDRARAAAVKGGSMGAQSEVLAGLVDDSVFNYDLDALTSELVAIVQDDTRVDSATGSAQVVFAETPFYAEMGGQVADFGVIRDENGQLVAKVVDVQRAPNGQHLHTVEIEGNLETGKAYELAIDTKRRNGVTRHHSATHLLHAALHEILGEHASQAGSLNEEEFLRFDFTHFSAVTPEELEAIERRVNEEIWHAIPVETVETDVDTAKEMGAMALFGEKYGKEVRVVKIGDFSIELCGGTHVSNTSEIGLFKIVKEEGIGSGTRRVLAVVGQQAYEAFKDQEKVLKEIAEKVKAPQMNVLVDKVVALQSDLRDAQKENESLSAKMAQAQSEQVFKNVKTAGSVSYIAEQVSVKDAGALRNLADVWKQGDASDILVLVAAIGDKVNLLVASKDKAVKAGDLVKALAPYIDGRGGGKPDMAMAGGSKAAGIPELLEKVGENIG, from the coding sequence ATGAAAAATATGTCATCAACTGAAGTCCGCAAGATGTATCTGGACTTCTTCGAAAGTAAAGGCCACACTGTTGAACCATCAGTATCTTTGGTTCCAGTAAATGATCCAACTTTGCTTTGGATTAACTCAGGTGTTGCTACCCTTAAAAAATACTTTGATGGAAGTGTAACCCCTGAAAATCCAAGGATTACCAATGCTCAAAAGGCCATCCGTACAAATGACATTGAAAATGTCGGAAAAACTGCCCGCCACCACACCATGTTTGAAATGCTTGGTAACTTCTCAATCGGAGACTACTTCCGTGATGAAGCTATTGAGTGGGCCTTTGAGCTCTTAACAAGCCCTGAATGGTTTGCCCTTCCTAAAGACAAACTATATATGACTTATTACCCAGCAGATAAAGATTCATACAACCGCTGGATTGAACTTGGTGTTGAACCAGATCACCTGATTCCACTTGAAGACAACTTCTGGGAAATCGGTGCTGGACCAAGTGGACCAGATACAGAAATCTTCTTTGACCGCGGTGAAAAATATGATCCAGAAAATATTGGAATTCGTTTACTTGAAGAAGACCTTGAAAACGATCGTTATATCGAAATCTGGAACATCGTACTTAGCCAGTTTAACGCTGATCCTGCTGTGCCAAGAAGCGAGTACAAGGAACTTCCTCAGAAAAATATTGATACGGGGATGGGTCTGGAACGTATGGTTTCAATCGTTCAAGAGACTCCAACCAACTTTGAAACTGACCTCTTCATGCCAATCATCCGTGAGGTTGAAAAACTTTCTGGTAAGACTTATGATCCGTACGGGGATCCAATGAGCTTCAAGGTTATCGCTGACCATATCCGCTCACTTTCATTTGCCATTGGTGACGGTGCCCTTCCAGGAAACGAAGGACGTGGATATGTACTTCGTCGTCTACTTCGTCGCGCTGTTATGCATGGCCGCAAACTAGGAATCGATGATGCCTTCCTTTACAAACTTGTCCCAACTGTAGGACGTATCATGGAATCTTACTACCCAGAAGTTTCTGACAAGAAAGATTTCATTGAAAAAATTGTTAAACGTGAGGAAGAAACATTTGCCCGCACAATTGATGCTGGTTCAAGTCTGCTTGAAGAGCTTCTAGCTAAACTTAAAGAGGCTGGTAAAGACACCCTTTCAGGTGAGGACATCTTCAAACTTTACGATACTTATGGTTTCCCAGTGGAACTTACTGAAGAGCTTGCCTTTGATCAAGGCTTCAAGATTGACCACGAAGGATTTAAGGCAGCCATGAAGGAGCAACAAGACCGTGCTCGTGCGGCAGCTGTTAAGGGTGGAAGTATGGGAGCTCAAAGTGAGGTTCTTGCTGGTCTTGTTGATGATTCAGTCTTCAACTATGATCTTGATGCATTAACAAGTGAGCTTGTTGCTATTGTTCAAGACGATACTCGTGTTGATTCAGCAACAGGAAGTGCTCAAGTAGTATTTGCGGAAACTCCTTTCTATGCTGAAATGGGTGGACAGGTTGCAGACTTCGGGGTTATCCGTGATGAAAATGGTCAACTTGTCGCAAAAGTGGTTGACGTTCAACGTGCTCCAAACGGCCAACACCTGCACACTGTTGAGATTGAAGGAAATCTTGAAACTGGTAAGGCTTATGAGCTTGCCATTGATACTAAACGTCGTAACGGTGTTACCCGCCACCACTCAGCAACTCACCTCCTTCATGCAGCCCTTCATGAAATTCTTGGGGAACACGCCAGCCAAGCAGGATCTCTAAACGAAGAAGAATTCCTTCGTTTTGACTTTACACATTTCTCAGCTGTAACACCTGAAGAGCTTGAAGCAATTGAGCGTCGTGTCAACGAAGAAATCTGGCATGCCATTCCGGTTGAAACTGTTGAAACTGACGTTGATACAGCTAAAGAAATGGGAGCTATGGCCCTCTTTGGTGAAAAATACGGGAAAGAAGTCCGCGTGGTTAAAATAGGAGACTTCTCAATCGAGCTTTGTGGGGGAACACATGTTTCAAACACAAGTGAAATCGGCCTCTTCAAGATTGTCAAAGAAGAAGGAATCGGTTCAGGGACTCGCCGTGTTCTAGCTGTTGTTGGTCAACAAGCTTATGAAGCATTCAAGGACCAAGAAAAAGTTCTTAAGGAAATCGCTGAGAAAGTTAAGGCACCACAAATGAATGTCCTAGTTGACAAGGTAGTAGCCCTTCAATCTGACCTTCGTGATGCTCAAAAGGAAAATGAAAGCCTATCAGCTAAGATGGCCCAAGCCCAATCTGAACAAGTCTTCAAAAATGTTAAGACAGCTGGAAGTGTAAGCTATATCGCAGAACAAGTTTCTGTAAAAGACGCTGGAGCTCTACGTAACCTAGCTGACGTTTGGAAACAAGGAGATGCTAGTGACATCTTAGTTCTTGTTGCTGCAATTGGTGACAAGGTAAACCTTCTTGTGGCTTCTAAGGACAAGGCTGTAAAAGCAGGGGATCTTGTAAAAGCTCTTGCTCCGTACATTGACGGACGTGGTGGCGGAAAACCAGATATGGCCATGGCCGGAGGATCTAAGGCAGCTGGAATTCCAGAACTTCTAGAAAAAGTGGGAGAAAACATTGGATAA
- a CDS encoding glyoxalase, whose amino-acid sequence MDKKAEIMLYVENVAENAAFWRAIGFTVEETLDFTGASSVSIRPTEDSSAIFNLYDINQVRMYSPEVAENKPAVLFHAPNLDQLNKKIKAAGGKTSDIMTFENGAKVTNFADNEGTFYAVIEEQ is encoded by the coding sequence TTGGATAAGAAGGCTGAAATCATGCTCTATGTCGAGAATGTCGCAGAAAATGCGGCCTTCTGGCGGGCGATTGGTTTTACGGTTGAAGAAACCCTTGATTTTACGGGGGCAAGTTCTGTTTCGATCAGACCAACTGAGGATAGCTCAGCTATCTTCAACCTATACGACATCAACCAGGTGCGCATGTATTCACCAGAGGTTGCTGAAAATAAACCAGCCGTCCTCTTTCATGCCCCTAATCTTGACCAATTAAATAAAAAGATCAAGGCAGCTGGTGGAAAAACCAGTGATATTATGACCTTTGAAAATGGAGCGAAAGTTACTAATTTCGCTGATAACGAAGGAACTTTCTATGCTGTAATCGAAGAACAATAG
- the trpE gene encoding anthranilate synthase component I yields MRIEKIVSGDYLTPISIYLRLEGTNKVILESIPRNNEDSRYSIIACNPVSHIKFIDGNLIVDQKVVETPDPLAYLSQLTLKTDSPSSSVDYPFQAGAIGYIGYDMYAFYEKIKLENYDQLKIPDFYFMLYESFVVFDHKKEKVILVEDNLYSNRTKKEMEKSLEDVITNLKQICKQEYQNKDVKKLSFEANVSQNQFKDQVTKARELIRQGDMFQIVLSQRFEADIEANPFDYYRRLRLENPSSYLYYLDFSDFQILGSSPESLVATKDGVVTTNPIAGTIKRGRNRYEDKLLAEELKNNEKEQSEHKMLVDLGRNDLGRISEYGTVEVPLFMEVESYRYVMHLVSLVKGKLRRGLGSVDALISTLPAGTLSGAPKNRAFKRIYEFESVKRNFYGGAIGYISNNDNCDFAIAIRTMLVKDHKAYVQAGAGIVYDSDPQKEYEECLNKARLFTDLGD; encoded by the coding sequence ATGAGAATTGAAAAGATAGTTAGTGGAGATTACTTAACTCCCATAAGCATTTACTTACGCTTAGAGGGCACTAATAAGGTTATTTTAGAAAGCATACCGAGGAATAATGAGGATTCCAGGTATTCAATCATTGCCTGTAACCCGGTAAGTCATATTAAATTTATTGATGGAAACTTGATTGTCGACCAAAAAGTTGTTGAAACTCCAGACCCCTTGGCCTACCTATCTCAATTAACCTTAAAAACAGATTCACCTTCGTCATCCGTTGACTATCCCTTTCAGGCTGGGGCCATTGGCTATATCGGTTATGACATGTATGCCTTTTATGAAAAAATAAAGCTTGAAAACTATGATCAACTGAAAATACCAGATTTTTACTTTATGCTCTATGAATCATTTGTAGTCTTTGACCATAAAAAGGAAAAGGTCATTCTCGTTGAAGATAATCTTTACAGTAATCGTACTAAAAAAGAGATGGAAAAATCCCTAGAGGATGTGATCACAAACCTCAAACAAATTTGTAAACAGGAGTATCAAAATAAGGATGTAAAAAAACTTTCTTTCGAAGCAAATGTTTCCCAAAATCAGTTTAAAGATCAGGTAACAAAAGCTCGGGAGTTAATTAGACAGGGAGATATGTTTCAAATTGTATTGAGTCAAAGATTTGAGGCAGATATAGAAGCTAATCCCTTTGACTACTACAGAAGACTTAGATTGGAAAATCCTTCTAGCTATCTTTACTACCTTGATTTTTCAGATTTTCAAATCTTAGGGAGTTCGCCTGAAAGTTTAGTCGCAACTAAAGATGGTGTAGTTACTACAAATCCGATAGCAGGAACTATTAAGCGGGGGCGCAATAGATATGAGGACAAGCTACTGGCTGAAGAACTTAAAAATAATGAAAAGGAGCAATCCGAGCATAAGATGTTGGTTGATTTGGGAAGAAATGACCTGGGTCGGATCTCTGAATACGGAACGGTTGAGGTACCACTTTTTATGGAAGTTGAATCCTACCGCTATGTAATGCATTTGGTTAGTTTGGTTAAGGGTAAACTAAGGCGAGGCCTTGGTAGTGTCGATGCTCTTATCTCAACTCTTCCAGCAGGTACTCTGTCAGGTGCTCCTAAAAATAGAGCTTTTAAAAGAATCTATGAGTTTGAGTCAGTCAAGCGTAATTTTTACGGGGGTGCCATTGGCTACATTTCCAACAATGATAATTGTGACTTTGCTATCGCCATTCGAACCATGCTGGTCAAAGATCATAAAGCCTATGTTCAGGCAGGTGCAGGAATTGTTTATGATAGTGACCCTCAAAAGGAGTATGAGGAATGTTTGAATAAGGCCCGTTTGTTTACCGACTTAGGAGATTAA
- a CDS encoding aminodeoxychorismate/anthranilate synthase component II, with protein MILLIDNYDSFTFNLAQYIGMKSDLVVVRNDHKDLDTYLERASALVFSPGPGWPKDAGRMEEIIEQMAGRVPILGICLGFQAIVEVFGGKLRLAKKVRHGKESLIEHKGQETRLFKGMDNLVPVMRYHSLAMDQSKELVGFEITAKSCDDQEIMAIENDDLKVYGLQFHPESIGSPDGMKMIENFLEVVKNG; from the coding sequence ATGATACTACTAATTGATAATTATGACTCTTTTACCTTTAATTTAGCCCAGTACATAGGGATGAAATCAGATTTGGTTGTTGTGAGAAATGACCACAAGGACCTAGATACTTATCTAGAAAGGGCAAGTGCCTTAGTTTTTTCCCCGGGACCCGGTTGGCCCAAGGATGCAGGTCGCATGGAGGAAATTATTGAACAGATGGCAGGACGTGTTCCCATACTAGGAATTTGTTTGGGCTTTCAAGCCATTGTCGAGGTTTTTGGTGGAAAATTACGCCTTGCAAAGAAGGTCAGGCATGGTAAGGAAAGCTTGATTGAACATAAGGGACAGGAGACAAGGCTATTTAAGGGAATGGATAATCTTGTTCCAGTCATGCGTTACCATAGTTTGGCCATGGATCAAAGTAAGGAACTTGTAGGTTTTGAAATTACAGCCAAGTCCTGTGATGACCAGGAGATTATGGCCATTGAAAATGATGATTTAAAGGTTTACGGTCTACAGTTTCATCCTGAAAGTATTGGAAGTCCTGATGGAATGAAAATGATTGAAAATTTTTTGGAGGTTGTGAAAAATGGATAA
- the trpD gene encoding anthranilate phosphoribosyltransferase — translation MDKLRRIINFENLSVAEMMEVASNMFSGNYNEAQLSSLLTALKMKGESVDELTGLAKVMKARATQIPTSLTDAMDNCGTGGDYSDSFNISTTAAFVLAAGGINMAKHGNRSISSKSGSADVLEELGINLELSPERLAQVLEEIGIVFLFATNLHPQMKKIMPVRKNLALPTIMNLTGPLINPVNLDCQLLGTSRPDFIEETAKVLGNLGRRRALVISGAGGMDEANLSGVNNYALLDQGEVSLGSFSAQDLDVEEISLADIRGGDARDNAKILVDVLKGKQSPYLEITALNAGLGFFTNGRVASIKEGVNLAKDLIFQGRAMEKLELLKKYQS, via the coding sequence ATGGATAAGTTAAGAAGGATTATAAACTTTGAAAATTTATCAGTGGCAGAAATGATGGAGGTTGCTTCTAATATGTTTTCAGGAAACTACAATGAGGCCCAGTTGTCATCTTTATTGACAGCCCTAAAAATGAAGGGAGAAAGTGTTGATGAATTGACAGGTCTTGCCAAGGTCATGAAGGCTCGTGCCACTCAAATTCCAACCTCCTTGACAGATGCCATGGATAATTGCGGAACAGGAGGGGACTATAGTGACAGTTTTAATATTTCAACCACTGCAGCCTTTGTTCTTGCAGCCGGTGGAATTAATATGGCCAAGCATGGCAACAGGAGTATTTCAAGTAAATCAGGTAGTGCAGATGTCCTTGAAGAACTGGGGATTAATTTAGAGCTAAGTCCTGAACGACTTGCTCAGGTACTTGAAGAAATTGGTATTGTCTTTCTTTTTGCTACCAACCTGCATCCGCAAATGAAAAAAATTATGCCTGTCAGAAAAAATTTGGCCCTCCCAACCATTATGAATCTAACTGGGCCACTGATTAATCCAGTTAATTTAGACTGCCAGCTCCTTGGAACCAGTCGGCCAGATTTTATTGAAGAAACAGCCAAGGTTCTAGGTAATTTGGGCCGAAGAAGGGCCCTTGTAATCAGTGGAGCTGGTGGAATGGATGAGGCCAATTTAAGTGGGGTAAATAACTATGCCCTCCTTGACCAAGGGGAGGTAAGTTTGGGTTCTTTTTCAGCTCAAGATTTGGACGTGGAAGAAATTTCCCTTGCCGATATAAGGGGAGGGGATGCGCGTGATAATGCTAAAATTTTAGTGGATGTCTTAAAGGGCAAACAATCACCTTATTTGGAGATAACAGCTCTGAATGCTGGTCTTGGTTTCTTCACAAATGGTAGGGTAGCAAGCATCAAGGAAGGTGTTAATCTTGCTAAGGATTTAATTTTTCAGGGTAGGGCCATGGAAAAACTTGAACTGCTCAAAAAATATCAAAGCTAG
- the trpC gene encoding indole-3-glycerol phosphate synthase TrpC, whose translation MEFLDQILAHKKTEVEQMDEVKSQELRKTYKLVDYLRENQQKLGVIAEVKKASPSLGAINMDIDILDQAKTYEAAGALAISVLTDEPYFKGHIEYLREISAAVNIPTLNKDFIIDERQINRAINAGATIVLLIVAALSESRLEELFTYAKSLGLEVLVEVHNLEELDAAHKLGAQLIGINNRNLKSFEVNLQTSLDLAKYFKEDRFYISESGIKTAADSHSLAKDFNGLLVGETLMRAENPVIKVQEIGVVR comes from the coding sequence ATGGAATTTTTAGATCAAATTTTAGCTCATAAAAAAACAGAGGTTGAGCAAATGGATGAGGTAAAATCGCAAGAGCTTAGAAAAACCTATAAATTAGTAGATTATTTGAGAGAGAATCAACAAAAATTGGGGGTAATTGCTGAGGTAAAGAAAGCGAGTCCAAGTCTTGGGGCCATTAATATGGATATTGATATTCTTGATCAGGCTAAAACTTATGAGGCGGCAGGAGCCCTTGCCATCTCAGTTCTAACAGATGAGCCTTATTTCAAGGGGCATATTGAATACCTAAGGGAGATATCAGCTGCCGTAAATATTCCAACTCTTAATAAGGATTTTATAATTGATGAACGCCAGATTAACCGGGCTATCAATGCTGGGGCAACCATAGTTTTACTAATAGTTGCAGCCCTTTCAGAAAGCCGCCTGGAGGAGTTGTTTACTTATGCCAAATCTTTAGGTTTAGAGGTACTTGTTGAGGTGCATAATTTAGAAGAACTTGATGCAGCCCATAAATTAGGCGCCCAGCTGATTGGTATAAATAACCGTAATCTCAAGAGTTTTGAAGTTAATCTACAGACCAGCCTTGATCTTGCCAAATATTTTAAGGAAGACCGCTTTTATATTTCAGAAAGTGGCATAAAAACAGCAGCTGATAGCCATAGTTTGGCCAAAGATTTTAATGGCCTCTTGGTTGGTGAAACCCTGATGAGGGCAGAAAATCCAGTTATTAAAGTGCAAGAGATTGGGGTGGTTAGATAA